The genomic region aatgatgatcactaaagaaaactttaagctcgtctctcaataaaaaaaaaaaggtgtcaatactttgccccttgataaccagagcacttctgtatgttgtaaaagcgttacatggttgctgcccatatcattgcaaacGTTTTCCAGCAAGAGCCtgtcggtggatgctgcagtgtacccaagtggcgtcaattgcttgcacgcgcgttaccactctactatgtctccctgcgccatcagtacagataccaataTGAggagcagctacgtttggctacatatggaccgttagtggaattcacgtgagagagtaacggttaatgtgattggatgttaattatttgactaggctacctgtatttgacattgtgttgctatttcgctgaacactagatggtttaattttatttttggcagtgaaacgaggctactcaggtgagaaaaaaacctcacccaaatgtatagcactgttggaaaatataaattaactgtttgaaaatgtgaagaaaatgtattatttgtaAATGACAGTATCCATTTGGGTGTTAAGGTGACTCTCGGTTAGAACCATTGAATAGTGCGAACTCTGAAATTATTTAGGATctgtgcccatgaaaactgttttcccAGCGTAATATAAGGAAACACTAAATGTTACATAGGTAGAGTGCATTTTAGAGATCTGAAAACAAAAAGCTGTAcgaacaggacaataacctaaaccacaaggccaaatctacactggaggagcttaccaagatgacattgaatgttcccgagtggcctagttacagtttgtacttaaatcatcttgaaagtctatggcaagacttgaaaatggctttctagcaattatcaacaaccaacttgacagaacatgaaggattttgaaaagaataataaaTATTCACATGAAGATCAGTCGCCTATTGGATGACATCACGACTTCCCATCAAGCCAACTCCTTGAAGGCCTTACTATGACATCACACAATCCTTCTAGTTTGCAGTTGTCTAAAAAAAGAACACTATTTTgctcaaaacatttatttgtttcCCCTTAGTGTGTTATATATCACTTTTCAACAgcaaagtttttaaaaagtcaCTGGAGGACGTCATGAACAATTCTGACAGTACAaaaacatattcaagtgtagaatGCCCTTTTAAAAAtgacacattagttcaacaacagCAGAGTTTGTGTCCCTGTTAAGATGGTATTCCCTGGTGTTTATCAGATCAATGTCCCTGTTTtataagacagtactcactgtatttactggtgttaatcagttctccagtcttctcttcttcatcctcctctaatgtgacagtaatctccccctcctcctccttcattcctaaaacgtcttcctcttcttcctccactcCAAAAacagtaacatcctcctcctctttcactctgaaggCGTCTTTatcttcttctttcactgtaacagcctcaccctctacttgtttctgtattgtaacagcctcctcttcctcctcctctttcatgagaacttctttctccgtccagcagacctcctcttcttcagCAGAAGGAGAGAAACTTAGTGAGCTCATGGTCGGGGATaatagctagttagcattagcgactagaATAGTGCTAATTTAACCAGCCAGTTAGTTGACTTACGTAAATATTCAATTAAACGGGGTAGCTAGTTGTTTCCACATAGGTATGTTTAAATCATAGTGGCAAATAAACCACGGAATTGTCTAAAGAACTTGAATGTTCCGACTTTGTTGTCTAGCGAGCTACGGAGGTGGCTGCAGTTGTTGAAGAGacgttccgtccactagattatacatcACACTAGAAACATCGCCTGAAAAACACATATCGCCATCTGCTGTCTGGAGGGAGGAAACGCAGTTGAGGGAAaacttttcttcttcttcattgaATTATAATATTATAAAGCAGTTTAGGGAAACGTTTTTTCCCTCTCCATTAAATAAGAATATTATGTCAACACATACAAAGAGCAACAAGTGTTGTTTGATTAGTTCAGATTTTTGTATGGGAATTTAAAACAAACTCTACATCTACTACACATCTGTATTTCTGATTCAGTCAAATAACTAGATATCAATATAAGCACATAGTTATTgatacccttgataaagatgagaaaaAAGTACTgtataaaataactaaataaataaactTTGCCCACTACCAGGATATTTTAGCCCAAAACCTGGTTTCCTCTCTgctaggaggctgaaacttggccataAGTGGATCTTCCAACAAGACACATCaacatccacaaagaaatggttaattgggcACAAAATCAAAATTTTCAATGGCTATCTCAGTCTTCGGACTTGAactccattgaaaacctgtggtttgaattgaacagGGCAGTCCACAAGCAAAGACAAAAGAAATCAAGGACCTGgagagattctgtatggaggaatggtctaagatcccaccCAATGTGTTCtctaatctcataaaacatttgaatGTCATTATCCTCccaaggggagggtgctggagtattgaaaacatggGAGGCAATAATTCAGACCCCTGCCTTTGAGAATTACATGTTAAACTAAATCTTTCtatgagcaattgtattagtataaaataatataattttcctTTTtttcatgtagatgtatataatgaacagacaagGTCTATActtgctcctacatggtgtaacaatacatcatgtagatgtatataacgaACAGACTAGGTCCAtactgctcctacacggtgtaacaatacataaagtagatgtatataatgaacagactaggtctatactgctcctacatggtgtaacaatacatcatgtagatgtacagttgaagttggaagtttacatacacttaggatggagtcattaaaactcagttGTCAAccaacaaacatttattgttatcaaactatagttttggcaagtcggttagggcatctactttgtgcatgacaagtattttttccaacaattgtttacagacagattatttcactgtatcacaattccagtgggtcagaagtttacatacactaaattcactgcgccttcaaacagcttgaaaaattccagaaaatgttgtcatggctgtagaagcttctgataggctaattgacatcatttgagtcaattggaggtgtacccgtggatgtttttcaaggcctaccatcaagctcagtgcctctttgtttgacaccatgagaaaatctaaagaaatcagccaaaacctccgattttttttgtagacctccacaagtctggttcatccttgggagcaatttccaaacgcctgaaggtaccacgttcatctgtacaaacaatagtatgcacatgtaaacaccttgggaccacgcagccgtcatactgctcaggaaggagacgcgttctgtctcctagagatgaatgtacttggtgcaaaaaagtgcaaatcaatcccagaacaaaagtatctatatccacagtaaaacgagtcctatatcgacataacttgaaaggccgctcagcaaggaagaagccacggctccaaaaccgccataaaaaaagccagactacggtttgcaactgcacatggggacaaagatcatactttttggagaaatgtcctttggtctgatgacacaaaaataaaactgtttggccataatgaccatcgttatgtttggaggaaaaaggggagacttgcaagccgaacaacaccatcccaaccatgaagcatgtgggtagcagcatcatgttgtgtgggtgctttgctgcaggagggactggtgcacttcacaaaatagatggcgtcatgaggaaggaaaatgacgtggatatattgaagcaacatcttaagagagaaatcaggatgttaaagcttggtcgcaaatggatcttccataaggacagtgaccccaagcatacttccaaagttgtggcaaaatttgcttaaggacaacagagtcaaggtattggagtagtcatcacaaagccctgacctcaatcccatagaaaatgtgtaaagagcagctcacagatcactgcacctgtacatagcccatctgtaaacagcccatctatctacctcatcaccatacagtatttatttatcttgctcctttgcaccccagtatctctacttgcacattcatcttctgcacatctaccattccagtgtttaattgctcaattgtaattactttgctaccatggcatatttattgccttaactccattatcttacctcatttgcactcactgtatatagacttattgttttcttttgttctactgtattattaactgtatgttttgtttattccatgtgtaactacgtgttgttgtatgtgtcaaattgcttatatcttggccaggtcgcagttgcaaatgagaacttgttctcaactagcctacctggttaaataaaggttaaataaattaaaatgtgtgtttgagcaaggaggcctatgaacctgacccagttacacctgctctgtcaggaggaatgggccaaaacttattgtgggaagcttgtcgaaggctacccaaaacatttgacccaagttaaacaatttaaaggcaatgctaccaaatactaattgagtgtatgtaaacttctgacccactgggaatctgacgaaagaaataaaagctgaactaaataattatctctaatattattctgacatttcacattaaaataaagtggtgatcctaactgacctaagacagggaatttttactatgattaaatgtcaggaattgtgaaacactgagtttaaatgtatttggctaaggtgtatgtaaacctccgacttcaactgtatcaatcTGGTGTTGGAGGTCATTCCACACTGTGTTCtactacccaggtctggtgttgCAGATCATTCCACACTCTGTGGATCTCCTGcgtgtattttctgatgtttaatcAGACTACTTGAATGAGAGTATCTTTTGTCACATTGATCACagatataaggtttctctccagtgtgtgttctctggtgtgatttcaGGCTGtttgactgagtaaaactcttcccacactgattacagctataaggtttctctcctgtgtgtactcgCTGGTGTACTACCAGCTGGCTTGATGTAGTAAAACTATCTGCACATACATCACAGCTATATGGCTGatgtcctgtgtgtattctctggtgtgataccaGGTTGGTTGACAGAGTAAAACCCTTGCCACAATGATCACAGCTATATGgctgctctcctgtgtgtgttctctggtgtgataccaGGCTActtgactgagtaaaactcttgccacactgatcacagctataaggcttctctcctgtgtgtgttctcttgtgtgATACCAGGCTActtgactgagtaaaactcttgccacactgatcacagctataaggcttctctcctgtgtgtactcgCTGGTGTATTTTTAGTTTTGATGAAGATTTGCAAtgtttcccacagtcagagcagcagtgaggttTCCTTCCTGTGGGTCTCTgatggtgtttcttgaggtgttctgatctggagagactcttctctgcctcgtcagcatcatgatgttgttgaggctccccagaggatccacgatggtcacatctctctcctgtgtgaacgacAAAGTCAGACAGTCAATGTAGTGAATGTTTCAATGTTTTTACAAACTTTGACAAATGTCTTCTAGGTCTTGTTTTAGTTTGTGTGGTAGGCAGATGAAAGAATATACCAGCCACTGTAGCAGGCAGATGAAAGAATATGCCAGCCACTGGTCAGCAGGAAGATGAAAGAATATACATGCCACAGATTTTTTTACCAGCCCAAATATTTTTTGGCCATGACTGATTACACCAAAAAACACAACAACAAGAAAAAGAATAAGCAGCTTGGCAATGTTTGTAAAACAAGGTATGTAAGTAAGAAGTCATGTGGTAatgtgctgaggagtatttctgtctgtaataatgcccttttgtggggaaaaactcatttcgattggctgggcctggctccccagtaggtGGGCCTATGGCAGCGCACCTGCCCAGTTATTAAATCTATAGAttggggcctaatttatttatttcaattgacttctatgaactgtaaatcagtaaaatctttgcatttatatttttgttcagtatagttaggaGCTGGGCAACTCAACAGTAATGGACACAAGACTCTGATTTTTCCATTTAAAATGTTTGCAAAACAAAAACCATTGCTGCTTTAAAACCACGTTCGTGTACAAATATGAGTATTTACTGGTGTtactctgacctgtctcctctccttccacttcAAAAACTGcatcctcttcttttactgtaacatcctcctcctctttcactctgaacgagtcttcctcttctttcactgagacatcctcctcttcttctttcacagtaacagcCTCACCTTCTACTTCTTGTTtaactgtaacatcctcctcttccttctcctctttcacgacaatgttaagccccagagcttctttctccgtccagcagacctcctcttctttaacAGGAGGAGAGTAGGTTAGGGAGCTCATGTTCGGGGATGTTAGTTATCATTAGCGactaggctaatgttaacttaACCAGCCAGCTACTATAGCAGACTAATACAAAATAACGTAATATTAAATAGGTTTACAAATAGATACGACAGAAGTGTGTCTAAAACACAGAAGCTAATATACACCGAAAGCGTGTAAATAGCTTGAATCTTTCGgctatgttggctagcaagctaccgaggtggttgaCCAGCTGTTTCTAAAgaaccgtccactagattatacgtcacactgaCAGCGTCGCCTGAAAGACGCACATCGCCGTCTGCTGACTGGAGGGGAAACGCAGTTGAGgatcatattttattttcagacaaagatgattttaaatggatttaattaaATAATATTATATTGAGACATACAAAGACCTGAATGTGTTGATTGATCAGTGCGAATATTATTTTTTTACTACAGCACATTTAAGGTAGTTTCATTAGGTCAATTCTACATAACTAGCCAGCAActgtaggtctatactgctcctacatggtgtaacaatacatcatctagatgtatataatgaacagactaggtctatactgctcctacatgatgtaacaatacatcatgtagatgtacagtgggcaaacaagtatttagtcagccaccaattgtgcaagttctcctacataaaaagatgagagaggcctgtaattttcatcatagctacacttcaactatgacagacaaaatgagggaaaaaaaatatagaaaatcacattgtaggatttttaatgaatttatttgcaaattatggtggaaaataattttttggtcaataacaaaagtctatctcaatactttgttatataccctttgttgtcaatgacagaggtcaaacaagtcttcacaaggttttcacacactgttgctggtattttggcccattcctccatgcagatctcctctagagcagtgatgttttggagctgttgctgggcaacacagactttcaattccctccaaagatgttctatgggttgagatctggagactggctaggccactccaggaccttaaaatGCTTCTtaggaagccactccttcgttgcccgggcggtgtgtttgggatcattgtcatgctgaaaaaccaagccacatttcatcttcaatgcccttgctgatgaaaggaggttttcactcaaaatctcatgatacatggctccattcattatttcctttacacggatcagtcgtcctggtccctttgcagaaaaacagcccccaagcatgatgtttccaacccccatgcttcacagtaggtatggtgttctttggatgcaactcagcattctttgtcctccaaacacgacgagttgaatttttaccaaaaagttatattttggtttcatctgaccatatgacattctcccaatcttcttctggatcatccaaatggtcTTTAGCAAaattcagacgggcctggacatgtactggcttaagcagggggacacgtcttgcactgcaggatttgattcCCTGGACGCGTAGCGTGTTACTGATGGtaagctttgttactttggtcccagctctctgcaggtcattcactaggtcccccatgtggttctggcatttttgctcatcgttcttgtgatcattttgaccccacggggtgagatcttgcgtggagccccagatcgagggagattatcagtggtcttgtat from Oncorhynchus kisutch isolate 150728-3 linkage group LG5, Okis_V2, whole genome shotgun sequence harbors:
- the LOC109891478 gene encoding zinc finger protein 239-like, whose translation is MNKIEPVEGERCDHRGSSGEPQQHHDADEAEKSLSRSEHLKKHHQRPTGRKPHCCSDCGKHCKSSSKLKIHQRVHTGEKPYSCDQCGKSFTQSSSLVSHKRTHTGEKPYSCDQCGKSFTQSSSLVSHQRTHTGEQPYSCDHCGKGFTLSTNLVSHQRIHTGHQPYSCDVCADSFTTSSQLVVHQRVHTGEKPYSCNQCGKSFTQSNSLKSHQRTHTGEKPYICDQCDKRYSHSSSLIKHQKIHAGDPQSVE